The DNA window CAGATAGTTTGTGATGCAGCCAATGACCCTCAATGGTGCCTTAAGGGTAAATCCATTACCATTACTGCTACTGATTACTGTCCACCTAACTATCGTCGTGCTTGTGACAATGGAGGATGGTGCAACCCTCCTCACCGCCCTTTGACTTGTCTCGACCTGCCTTCCAGGCTATAGCCAAGTACAGAGCTGGAATTGTACCTATTCTCTACAGAAAGTATGTTCTCATCAATATTCAGAGCTCTTCCGTTCCGACAATAGTATTTAATTATGTGGTTGGCTTGTTGTTTTAAACGGTATTGGTACATCAGGGTGACATGCAAGAGAAGGGGAGGCTTCAGATTTACCATCAATGGAGGGAGCTACTTTGAGCCGGTGCTTATATCAAATGTCGGGGGAGCTGGAGATCAGATCTCTAAGGCATGGATCAAAGGGTCTAAATCCAATAAATGGGAAGCCATGACAAGAAATTGGGGTGCCAATTGGCAGGGCCTAAGCTATCTAAATGGTCAGAGCCTGTCCTTCAAACTCCAAACCAGTGATTGGAAGATCGTAACAGCCCTCAACGTGGTTCCCTCAAACTGGGCATTCGGGCAGTCCTTCAGAAGCAATGTTCAAATTCACGCATAGGTGCCAAAGTTCCTCACGATGTGCCAATTTTCCTTTGCCATTTGTCTCAGGCCACGTTTGTTTGTGGGAAATTACTCTCTTTTTGAAAGtgaattccaattaaaaaaacagtcagaaaaaaaaaatggaacatTGAGAGTATAGCTCTGGCGAATTATGGCTAATCAGCACTGTCATATAATCTGCGCCGCAACGCAGGTGTTCTTGAGGGTACATGCATCAGTTCCATAAAACAGCTCCCATGGTTTCACAGATGACAAAAATGAAAACCTACTTGACTAAACagattaaaacataaaactacAGTTAagcccataaaaaaattatgaaaatgccGGGTTCCGTTTCTGTAATCATCAGCATGGTTGCTAGCTGTGGCAATTCCTGCAAGTTCATCGTCACGGTCAATCCACTCAGATGATGAAGGGGTGGTATGTATATATCGTAAGAAATAGATAGCAACCTCGTCGAAGTTTTTCAGCAATTATAGTATTAAAGAAAAGGTACCCTCCCAGATTCTAATAATCTAACtagaaaaactaaactaaatttaaaataacaaccTGCTGAAGACAATGGATGCATGTAAGTGTAAGTTGCAAGTCAAAACTATAGTATAACTTGACTCATAATTCCGGGACAGTATTATTATTTCTCTTGCTGTTAATTTAAGATATAGCGAACATCAACTTATATCCAATAGCATTCTTCAAttcagggaaaaaaagaagaagaaaatatataattacaaatatCAACAAAGAGACTTTATCAAGCATAGTACCGAATTGGGAATTTTTTTAGGAACAAAATTAGGACTTCTTGGGGGCAAGCTTGGTTTTGATCTTGTCAATCTCCTTGGTACCAACTTGGAAAGCTTTAGTCAAGACATTGTCAGGAACTGCTGGGGTTGAAGTAAACAAGGTCATGGCAATGGACTGGGTACCAGGCAACTGACTATTGAATGCTGAAATTACAGAGGCTGCCTTGTCACCGTTGTTCTTCTGGAAATGAACTAAACCTCTAGGGAACA is part of the Populus trichocarpa isolate Nisqually-1 chromosome 2, P.trichocarpa_v4.1, whole genome shotgun sequence genome and encodes:
- the LOC18096412 gene encoding putative expansin-A17 — its product is MVQPSSPPFDLSRPAFQAIAKYRAGIVPILYRKVTCKRRGGFRFTINGGSYFEPVLISNVGGAGDQISKAWIKGSKSNKWEAMTRNWGANWQGLSYLNGQSLSFKLQTSDWKIVTALNVVPSNWAFGQSFRSNVQIHA